Proteins encoded in a region of the Anoxybacillus amylolyticus genome:
- a CDS encoding DMT family transporter has translation MKKQWVADVSLLAVAFVWGATFVVVQNAISFLPPLSFNAVRFWLAGIFLLVWACLFHRPLLRLVNQPVLIAGGWMGIWLFGGYALQTIGLLYTTSANAGFITGLSVVIVPFLAFLFLKQKPTTNAVLGAMMATVGLYFLTMNNGEWSVNRGDLFVFFCAISFAFHIVITGKYASHYPALLLTIVQIFTVAVMCSILAVLFEEPTWNHAVFARKEVWTALLVTSLFATVAAFLTQTNFQKYTTPARVALIFSMEPVFAAITAYLWANERLSTFDLIGCSSILVGMVIAELPLSLWIEKRRKNELTL, from the coding sequence ATGAAAAAACAATGGGTTGCTGATGTTAGCCTGCTTGCAGTTGCATTTGTCTGGGGAGCGACGTTTGTCGTAGTACAAAACGCGATTTCTTTTTTGCCACCGCTTTCGTTTAATGCTGTTCGGTTTTGGCTAGCAGGAATTTTTCTGCTTGTTTGGGCATGCCTCTTTCATCGCCCGCTGCTTCGGTTGGTCAACCAACCCGTACTCATTGCTGGAGGATGGATGGGCATTTGGCTTTTTGGCGGCTATGCGTTGCAAACGATTGGATTGCTATATACAACGTCCGCAAACGCAGGGTTTATTACGGGGTTGAGCGTCGTTATCGTTCCGTTTCTTGCCTTCCTTTTTCTAAAACAAAAACCGACCACCAACGCCGTGCTTGGGGCGATGATGGCGACGGTCGGCTTATATTTTTTAACGATGAATAACGGAGAATGGTCGGTCAATCGCGGCGATTTATTCGTCTTTTTTTGCGCCATCTCGTTTGCCTTCCATATTGTCATTACGGGAAAATATGCCAGTCATTATCCAGCACTATTATTAACGATCGTGCAAATTTTTACTGTTGCCGTGATGTGTTCTATTTTGGCGGTTCTGTTTGAAGAACCAACATGGAATCATGCTGTTTTCGCACGCAAAGAAGTATGGACAGCACTTCTCGTTACGTCGCTTTTCGCTACTGTCGCTGCCTTTTTAACTCAGACGAATTTTCAAAAATATACGACCCCTGCCCGCGTCGCTCTTATTTTTTCCATGGAACCAGTATTTGCCGCGATCACTGCTTATCTTTGGGCAAACGAGCGGCTTTCAACATTCGACCTCATCGGCTGTAGCAGCATTTTAGTTGGTATGGTCATCGCTGAACTTCCGCTTTCCTTATGGATAGAAAAGCGGCGAAAAAACGAGCTCACTTTATAA